The proteins below are encoded in one region of Flavobacterium sp. IMCC34852:
- a CDS encoding DUF1361 domain-containing protein, giving the protein MDALLKLFNQNKKANQLLLCYGLYCLSLLLVRAKITNSVYLFFLIWNVFLAFIPYVITLHLLTLDLKKTAQFKVLAIMGIWLAFVPNAFYIITDLVHLVNSDGHIFWLDLIILSSYALIGFAFGILSLLDFEKILYQFTTVKITSLIIPIICFLCGIGIYIGRILRYNSWDIISNPFELAYDLFQMAISLKSILFSIHFGVFIYFSFLIKKNLTSNNPNHGNINL; this is encoded by the coding sequence ATGGACGCACTACTTAAACTCTTCAATCAAAACAAAAAAGCCAACCAATTGTTGCTTTGCTACGGACTTTATTGTCTTTCACTTCTATTAGTCAGAGCCAAAATCACCAATTCTGTTTACTTGTTTTTCCTGATTTGGAATGTATTTCTGGCCTTCATTCCTTATGTAATTACGTTACACTTATTGACTTTGGACTTAAAGAAAACAGCCCAATTCAAAGTATTAGCTATCATGGGAATTTGGTTGGCTTTTGTGCCCAATGCGTTTTATATCATTACTGATTTAGTGCATTTGGTTAACTCTGACGGACACATTTTTTGGCTCGATTTGATTATCCTGAGTTCTTATGCCTTGATTGGTTTTGCCTTTGGAATACTGTCCTTACTCGATTTTGAAAAAATCCTCTATCAGTTCACAACGGTAAAAATTACCAGCTTAATCATTCCCATCATTTGTTTTCTCTGCGGTATAGGAATTTATATCGGACGGATTTTACGTTACAACAGTTGGGATATTATAAGCAATCCATTTGAATTAGCATATGATTTGTTCCAAATGGCCATATCGCTTAAATCAATATTGTTTTCAATACACTTTGGTGTATTCATCTATTTTTCGTTTTTAATCAAAAAGAATTTAACCTCAAACAATCCTAATCATGGAAACATCAATTTATAA